In one Brienomyrus brachyistius isolate T26 chromosome 7, BBRACH_0.4, whole genome shotgun sequence genomic region, the following are encoded:
- the golga2 gene encoding golgin subfamily A member 2 isoform X3, whose protein sequence is MADQSRQTKLAAAKKKLKEFQQKSTPPTGGAGAKKKRKVKGGADTPTEERRSPDSALSDGGGWGSPDIPATEGLHREPAYSLPTPNFANAANSECTGSSAVTQVSNPDADHTENSSEEPRPLSSTESLRQLSQQLNGLLSESQSSYVNGDSAVSPPNEKELEAQNQELAAALNSSHLTNNQLSAKLDQLTQQTQELTDQLQKERKEFEQKFVKEQGAMREQLQVHIQTIGILVSEKSELQTALSYTQQAARQRTGEAEELGSRLQASKQRISELERTLSSVSTQQKQFEKHNKELEKERDNLRLEVYRLGQASEEANQRSSELAEQLKLKVNENSAMQLNLEDLRKRLEMADLMIQQFSSQSGPPSADQQVAMLLEEKLQMEAHSAQLQESIAQLQRERDQYVAQIQQEALVWKEKTEQLLSQVTLLSKERDGFVEQVRELEAQMTELKNSAAPLTQEVEPQAPAQPVGLSESEIALQESLGTMQQEKEALSLQYQAQVRDNEQLSRLCQEQETRLAELEREGERRATDAEDRRRMLEDVQSDKATLSRALTQNRELKEQLAELQNGFVKLTNENMELTSGLQSEQHVKKELARKMGQLQEDLHHVREQLEAKSQEAQAALEQRDQYLVHLQQYTASYQQLAAEREEVNRHLLQQMQLMDRLQHDEVQGKVQLEISHKQLEQAQEKLNQLVKDNEDLKMEVRDLLSSTALATETRDQGDGLESRPFKESFQTSSITIPDDFDSQEEMAAFLRSTVSQLEGERDKALQRMEEEQRLRQAAIHQVAALSQEQQQHQQHSSHASTEASTDGVPVEVHEALRAAMEKLQLRFTTLMQEKVDLKERVEELEHRCIQLSGETDTIGEYIALYQNQRAVMKQRHMEKDQYINMLAKDKEEMKAKLAELQELVLRLVGERNEWHSRYVGITGDPDLLPDSTTTAALGAHRRMELNAVDGPESMDLSSVDFAAGPALMSEVDGLQGAMESSGAPTLRPREDGTARQIMQLLQEIQNPQARPVPFLGENPCIPFFYRPDEHDEVKILVV, encoded by the exons ATGGCAGACCAGAGCAGGCAAACCAAACTCGCCGCGGCCAAGAAAAAG CTGAAGGAGTTTCAGCAAAAGAGCACACCTCCAACTGGGGGTGCGGGGGCTAAGAAGAAGAGGAAGGTGAAGGGAGGGGCTGACACACCCACCGAGGAGAGGAGGTCCCCTGACAGC GCTCTGAGCGATGGGGGCGGCTGGGGGTCCCCGGACATCCCGGCCACGGAGGGCCTGCACAGGGAGCCTGCCTACAGCTTGCCCACCCCTAACTTCGCTAACGCCGCTAATTCTGAGTGTACCGGCAGCAGTGCCGTGACCCAG GTCTCCAACCCTGATGCAGACCACACTGAAAACTCATCGGAGGAGCCCAG GCCgctgtcctccacggaaagccTGCGGCAGCTCTCTCAGCAGCTCAACGGCCTACTGTCCGAG TCCCAGTCATCATATGTGAATGGCGACAGTGCCGTATCACCCCCCAATGAAAAAGAACTGGAG GCTCAAAACCAGGAGCTGGCAGCCGCCCTCAACTCCAGCCATCTAACAAACAACCAGCTCAGTGCAAAGCTAGACCAGTTG ACGCAACAGACTCAGGAATTGACAGACCAACTTCAGAAG GAGCGCAAAGAGTTTGAGCAGAAGTTTGTGAAGGAGCAGGGAGCCATGAGAGAGCAGCTGCAG GTCCACATTCAGACCATCGGCATCCTGGTGTCAGAGAAGTCAGAGCTGCAGACAGCCCTATCCTACACCCAGCAGGCTGCCAGGCAAAGGACAG GGGAAGCCGAGGAGCTGGGCTCCCGCCTGCAGGCCAGCAAGCAGAGGATCTCGGAGCTGGAAAGGACGCTCTCGTCCGTGTCCACGCAGCAGAAGCAGTTTGAGAAG CATAACAAAGAGCTtgaaaaagagagagacaaCCTCAGACTTGAAGTCTACAGACTCGG TCAGGCGAGCGAAGAGGCCAATCAGAGGAGCTCGGAACTGGCTGAGCAGCTGAAGCTGAAGGTGAACGAGAACTCGGCCATGCAGCTTAACCTGGAGGACCTGCGCAAGAGACTAGAGATGGCCGACCTCATGATCCAGCAG TTCTCCAGCCAGTCTGGTCCTCCTAGTGCcgaccagcaggtggcgatgCTTCTGGAGGAGAAGCTGCAGATGGAGGCTCATTCAGCACAG CTGCAGGAGTCCATTGCACAACTGCAGAGGGAGAGGGACCAGTATGTCGCACAGATCCAGCAGGAGGCGCTGGTATGGAAGGAGAAGACAGAGCAGCTGCTGTCCCAG GTGACCCTGTTGTCCAAAGAGAGAGATGGTTTTGTGGAGCAGGTCCGGGAGCTGGAGGCCCAGATGACAGAGCTGAAGAACAGTGCAG CGCCGTTGACCCAAGAAGTAGAACCCCAGGCTCCTGCCCAGCCGGTGGGTCTCTCAGAGAGCGAGATAGCCCTCCAGGAGTCCCTGGGCACCATGCAGCAGGAGAAGGAGGCCCTCAGTCTGCAGTATCAAGCCCAG GTCCGAGACAATGAGCAGCTGAGCCGGCTGTGTCAGGAGCAGGAGACCCGGCTGGCCGAGCTGGAGCGCGAGGGGGAGCGGCGGGCCACCGACGCGGAGGACCGGCGCCGCATGCTGGAGGACGTGCAGAGTGACAAGGCCACACTGAGCCGGGCGCTCACCCAGAACCGCGAGCTCAAGGAGCAGCTGGCCGAGCTGCAGAACGGCTTTGTCAAGCTG ACCAATGAGAACATGGAACTGACCAGTGGACTGCAGTCAGAGCAGCATGTGAAGAAGGAACTGGCTCGCAAGATGGGGCAGCTGCAGGAGGACTTGCACCATGTCCGGGAGCAG CTTGAGGCCAAGAGCCAGGAGGCCCAGGCGGCTTTAGAGCAGCGAGACCAGTACCTGGTACACCTGCAGCAGTACACAGCCAGCTACCAGCAACTGGCTGCCGAGCGCGAGGAGGTGAACCGGCACCTCCTGCAGCAGATGCAGCTGATGGACAGGCTGCAGCATGACGAGGTGCAGGGCAAGGTGCAGCTGGAGATCAGCCACAAGCAGCTGGAGCAGGCCCAG GAGAAGCTAAACCAGCTGGTCAAAGACAACGAAGATCTGAAGATGGAGGTTCGGGATCTGCTGAGCAGCACAGCGCTGGCCACAGAGACCCGCGACCAAG GCGATGGGTTGGAAAGCCGGCCATTTAAAGAGAGCTTCCAGACGTCCTCCATCACCATCCCGGATGACTTTGACAGCCAGGAAGAGATGGCGGCCTTCCTGCGCTCAACAGTGTCCCAGCTGGAGGGCGAGCGGGACAAGGCACTCCAGAGGATGGAGGAAGAGCAGCGCCTGCGCCAGGCAGCCATACACCAGGTGGCGGCACTGAGTcaagagcagcagcagcatcagcagcacAGCTCCCATGCAAGCACAG AGGCCAGCACCGATGGCGTGCCGGTGGAGGTGCACGAGGCGCTGCGGGCGGCCATGGAGAAGCTGCAGCTGCGCTTCACGACCCTCATGCAGGAGAAGGTTGACCTGAAGGAgcgggtggaggagctggagcacCGCTGCATCCAGCTGTCTGGGGAGACGGACACCATCG GCGAGTACATCGCCCTCTACCAGAACCAAAGAGCCGTCATGAAGCAGAGGCACATGGAGAAGGACCAGTACATCAACATGCTGGCCAAAGACAAAGAGGAGATGAAG GCCAAGTTGgcggagctgcaggagctggtgCTGCGGCTGGTGGGCGAGCGGAACGAGTGGCACAGCCGCTATGTGGGCATCACGGGCGACCCCGACCTGCTGCCCGACAGCACGACCACGGCCGCCCTCGGCGCCCACAGGCGTATGGAGCTCAACGCCGTGGATGGACCAG AGTCCATGGACTTGAGCTCGGTGGACTTTGCGGCCGGACCCGCACTCATGTCAGAGGTAGATGGTCTCCAGGGGGCGATGGAGAGTTCCGGGGCGCCTACGCTTCGCCCCCGCGAAGACGGCACCGCTCGGCAAATcatgcagctgctgcaggagaTACAGAACCCCCAGGCCCGACCGGTGCCGTTCCTGGGCGAGAACCCCTGCATCCCGTTCTTCTACCGTCCCGATGAGCACGATGAAGTCAAGATCCTGGTGGTCTAA
- the golga2 gene encoding golgin subfamily A member 2 isoform X6: MADQSRQTKLAAAKKKLKEFQQKSTPPTGGAGAKKKRKVKGGADTPTEERRSPDSVSNPDADHTENSSEEPRPLSSTESLRQLSQQLNGLLSESQSSYVNGDSAVSPPNEKELEAQNQELAAALNSSHLTNNQLSAKLDQLTQQTQELTDQLQKERKEFEQKFVKEQGAMREQLQVHIQTIGILVSEKSELQTALSYTQQAARQRTGEAEELGSRLQASKQRISELERTLSSVSTQQKQFEKHNKELEKERDNLRLEVYRLGQASEEANQRSSELAEQLKLKVNENSAMQLNLEDLRKRLEMADLMIQQFSSQSGPPSADQQVAMLLEEKLQMEAHSAQLQESIAQLQRERDQYVAQIQQEALVWKEKTEQLLSQVTLLSKERDGFVEQVRELEAQMTELKNSAAPLTQEVEPQAPAQPVGLSESEIALQESLGTMQQEKEALSLQYQAQVRDNEQLSRLCQEQETRLAELEREGERRATDAEDRRRMLEDVQSDKATLSRALTQNRELKEQLAELQNGFVKLTNENMELTSGLQSEQHVKKELARKMGQLQEDLHHVREQLEAKSQEAQAALEQRDQYLVHLQQYTASYQQLAAEREEVNRHLLQQMQLMDRLQHDEVQGKVQLEISHKQLEQAQEKLNQLVKDNEDLKMEVRDLLSSTALATETRDQGDGLESRPFKESFQTSSITIPDDFDSQEEMAAFLRSTVSQLEGERDKALQRMEEEQRLRQAAIHQVAALSQEQQQHQQHSSHASTEASTDGVPVEVHEALRAAMEKLQLRFTTLMQEKVDLKERVEELEHRCIQLSGETDTIGEYIALYQNQRAVMKQRHMEKDQYINMLAKDKEEMKAKLAELQELVLRLVGERNEWHSRYVGITGDPDLLPDSTTTAALGAHRRMELNAVDGPESMDLSSVDFAAGPALMSEVDGLQGAMESSGAPTLRPREDGTARQIMQLLQEIQNPQARPVPFLGENPCIPFFYRPDEHDEVKILVV, translated from the exons ATGGCAGACCAGAGCAGGCAAACCAAACTCGCCGCGGCCAAGAAAAAG CTGAAGGAGTTTCAGCAAAAGAGCACACCTCCAACTGGGGGTGCGGGGGCTAAGAAGAAGAGGAAGGTGAAGGGAGGGGCTGACACACCCACCGAGGAGAGGAGGTCCCCTGACAGC GTCTCCAACCCTGATGCAGACCACACTGAAAACTCATCGGAGGAGCCCAG GCCgctgtcctccacggaaagccTGCGGCAGCTCTCTCAGCAGCTCAACGGCCTACTGTCCGAG TCCCAGTCATCATATGTGAATGGCGACAGTGCCGTATCACCCCCCAATGAAAAAGAACTGGAG GCTCAAAACCAGGAGCTGGCAGCCGCCCTCAACTCCAGCCATCTAACAAACAACCAGCTCAGTGCAAAGCTAGACCAGTTG ACGCAACAGACTCAGGAATTGACAGACCAACTTCAGAAG GAGCGCAAAGAGTTTGAGCAGAAGTTTGTGAAGGAGCAGGGAGCCATGAGAGAGCAGCTGCAG GTCCACATTCAGACCATCGGCATCCTGGTGTCAGAGAAGTCAGAGCTGCAGACAGCCCTATCCTACACCCAGCAGGCTGCCAGGCAAAGGACAG GGGAAGCCGAGGAGCTGGGCTCCCGCCTGCAGGCCAGCAAGCAGAGGATCTCGGAGCTGGAAAGGACGCTCTCGTCCGTGTCCACGCAGCAGAAGCAGTTTGAGAAG CATAACAAAGAGCTtgaaaaagagagagacaaCCTCAGACTTGAAGTCTACAGACTCGG TCAGGCGAGCGAAGAGGCCAATCAGAGGAGCTCGGAACTGGCTGAGCAGCTGAAGCTGAAGGTGAACGAGAACTCGGCCATGCAGCTTAACCTGGAGGACCTGCGCAAGAGACTAGAGATGGCCGACCTCATGATCCAGCAG TTCTCCAGCCAGTCTGGTCCTCCTAGTGCcgaccagcaggtggcgatgCTTCTGGAGGAGAAGCTGCAGATGGAGGCTCATTCAGCACAG CTGCAGGAGTCCATTGCACAACTGCAGAGGGAGAGGGACCAGTATGTCGCACAGATCCAGCAGGAGGCGCTGGTATGGAAGGAGAAGACAGAGCAGCTGCTGTCCCAG GTGACCCTGTTGTCCAAAGAGAGAGATGGTTTTGTGGAGCAGGTCCGGGAGCTGGAGGCCCAGATGACAGAGCTGAAGAACAGTGCAG CGCCGTTGACCCAAGAAGTAGAACCCCAGGCTCCTGCCCAGCCGGTGGGTCTCTCAGAGAGCGAGATAGCCCTCCAGGAGTCCCTGGGCACCATGCAGCAGGAGAAGGAGGCCCTCAGTCTGCAGTATCAAGCCCAG GTCCGAGACAATGAGCAGCTGAGCCGGCTGTGTCAGGAGCAGGAGACCCGGCTGGCCGAGCTGGAGCGCGAGGGGGAGCGGCGGGCCACCGACGCGGAGGACCGGCGCCGCATGCTGGAGGACGTGCAGAGTGACAAGGCCACACTGAGCCGGGCGCTCACCCAGAACCGCGAGCTCAAGGAGCAGCTGGCCGAGCTGCAGAACGGCTTTGTCAAGCTG ACCAATGAGAACATGGAACTGACCAGTGGACTGCAGTCAGAGCAGCATGTGAAGAAGGAACTGGCTCGCAAGATGGGGCAGCTGCAGGAGGACTTGCACCATGTCCGGGAGCAG CTTGAGGCCAAGAGCCAGGAGGCCCAGGCGGCTTTAGAGCAGCGAGACCAGTACCTGGTACACCTGCAGCAGTACACAGCCAGCTACCAGCAACTGGCTGCCGAGCGCGAGGAGGTGAACCGGCACCTCCTGCAGCAGATGCAGCTGATGGACAGGCTGCAGCATGACGAGGTGCAGGGCAAGGTGCAGCTGGAGATCAGCCACAAGCAGCTGGAGCAGGCCCAG GAGAAGCTAAACCAGCTGGTCAAAGACAACGAAGATCTGAAGATGGAGGTTCGGGATCTGCTGAGCAGCACAGCGCTGGCCACAGAGACCCGCGACCAAG GCGATGGGTTGGAAAGCCGGCCATTTAAAGAGAGCTTCCAGACGTCCTCCATCACCATCCCGGATGACTTTGACAGCCAGGAAGAGATGGCGGCCTTCCTGCGCTCAACAGTGTCCCAGCTGGAGGGCGAGCGGGACAAGGCACTCCAGAGGATGGAGGAAGAGCAGCGCCTGCGCCAGGCAGCCATACACCAGGTGGCGGCACTGAGTcaagagcagcagcagcatcagcagcacAGCTCCCATGCAAGCACAG AGGCCAGCACCGATGGCGTGCCGGTGGAGGTGCACGAGGCGCTGCGGGCGGCCATGGAGAAGCTGCAGCTGCGCTTCACGACCCTCATGCAGGAGAAGGTTGACCTGAAGGAgcgggtggaggagctggagcacCGCTGCATCCAGCTGTCTGGGGAGACGGACACCATCG GCGAGTACATCGCCCTCTACCAGAACCAAAGAGCCGTCATGAAGCAGAGGCACATGGAGAAGGACCAGTACATCAACATGCTGGCCAAAGACAAAGAGGAGATGAAG GCCAAGTTGgcggagctgcaggagctggtgCTGCGGCTGGTGGGCGAGCGGAACGAGTGGCACAGCCGCTATGTGGGCATCACGGGCGACCCCGACCTGCTGCCCGACAGCACGACCACGGCCGCCCTCGGCGCCCACAGGCGTATGGAGCTCAACGCCGTGGATGGACCAG AGTCCATGGACTTGAGCTCGGTGGACTTTGCGGCCGGACCCGCACTCATGTCAGAGGTAGATGGTCTCCAGGGGGCGATGGAGAGTTCCGGGGCGCCTACGCTTCGCCCCCGCGAAGACGGCACCGCTCGGCAAATcatgcagctgctgcaggagaTACAGAACCCCCAGGCCCGACCGGTGCCGTTCCTGGGCGAGAACCCCTGCATCCCGTTCTTCTACCGTCCCGATGAGCACGATGAAGTCAAGATCCTGGTGGTCTAA
- the golga2 gene encoding golgin subfamily A member 2 isoform X2, which yields MLKEFQQKSTPPTGGAGAKKKRKVKGGADTPTEERRSPDSIQNLLKVLVSDHTLTNGVTLPPFINSQALSDGGGWGSPDIPATEGLHREPAYSLPTPNFANAANSECTGSSAVTQVSNPDADHTENSSEEPRPLSSTESLRQLSQQLNGLLSESQSSYVNGDSAVSPPNEKELEAQNQELAAALNSSHLTNNQLSAKLDQLTQQTQELTDQLQKERKEFEQKFVKEQGAMREQLQVHIQTIGILVSEKSELQTALSYTQQAARQRTGEAEELGSRLQASKQRISELERTLSSVSTQQKQFEKHNKELEKERDNLRLEVYRLGQASEEANQRSSELAEQLKLKVNENSAMQLNLEDLRKRLEMADLMIQQFSSQSGPPSADQQVAMLLEEKLQMEAHSAQLQESIAQLQRERDQYVAQIQQEALVWKEKTEQLLSQVTLLSKERDGFVEQVRELEAQMTELKNSAAPLTQEVEPQAPAQPVGLSESEIALQESLGTMQQEKEALSLQYQAQVRDNEQLSRLCQEQETRLAELEREGERRATDAEDRRRMLEDVQSDKATLSRALTQNRELKEQLAELQNGFVKLTNENMELTSGLQSEQHVKKELARKMGQLQEDLHHVREQLEAKSQEAQAALEQRDQYLVHLQQYTASYQQLAAEREEVNRHLLQQMQLMDRLQHDEVQGKVQLEISHKQLEQAQEKLNQLVKDNEDLKMEVRDLLSSTALATETRDQGDGLESRPFKESFQTSSITIPDDFDSQEEMAAFLRSTVSQLEGERDKALQRMEEEQRLRQAAIHQVAALSQEQQQHQQHSSHASTEASTDGVPVEVHEALRAAMEKLQLRFTTLMQEKVDLKERVEELEHRCIQLSGETDTIGEYIALYQNQRAVMKQRHMEKDQYINMLAKDKEEMKAKLAELQELVLRLVGERNEWHSRYVGITGDPDLLPDSTTTAALGAHRRMELNAVDGPESMDLSSVDFAAGPALMSEVDGLQGAMESSGAPTLRPREDGTARQIMQLLQEIQNPQARPVPFLGENPCIPFFYRPDEHDEVKILVV from the exons ATG CTGAAGGAGTTTCAGCAAAAGAGCACACCTCCAACTGGGGGTGCGGGGGCTAAGAAGAAGAGGAAGGTGAAGGGAGGGGCTGACACACCCACCGAGGAGAGGAGGTCCCCTGACAGC ATTCAGAACCTTCTCAAAGTTCTGGTGtctgatcatactctgactaatGGGGTCACTCTTCCTCCATTTATTAACAGCCAG GCTCTGAGCGATGGGGGCGGCTGGGGGTCCCCGGACATCCCGGCCACGGAGGGCCTGCACAGGGAGCCTGCCTACAGCTTGCCCACCCCTAACTTCGCTAACGCCGCTAATTCTGAGTGTACCGGCAGCAGTGCCGTGACCCAG GTCTCCAACCCTGATGCAGACCACACTGAAAACTCATCGGAGGAGCCCAG GCCgctgtcctccacggaaagccTGCGGCAGCTCTCTCAGCAGCTCAACGGCCTACTGTCCGAG TCCCAGTCATCATATGTGAATGGCGACAGTGCCGTATCACCCCCCAATGAAAAAGAACTGGAG GCTCAAAACCAGGAGCTGGCAGCCGCCCTCAACTCCAGCCATCTAACAAACAACCAGCTCAGTGCAAAGCTAGACCAGTTG ACGCAACAGACTCAGGAATTGACAGACCAACTTCAGAAG GAGCGCAAAGAGTTTGAGCAGAAGTTTGTGAAGGAGCAGGGAGCCATGAGAGAGCAGCTGCAG GTCCACATTCAGACCATCGGCATCCTGGTGTCAGAGAAGTCAGAGCTGCAGACAGCCCTATCCTACACCCAGCAGGCTGCCAGGCAAAGGACAG GGGAAGCCGAGGAGCTGGGCTCCCGCCTGCAGGCCAGCAAGCAGAGGATCTCGGAGCTGGAAAGGACGCTCTCGTCCGTGTCCACGCAGCAGAAGCAGTTTGAGAAG CATAACAAAGAGCTtgaaaaagagagagacaaCCTCAGACTTGAAGTCTACAGACTCGG TCAGGCGAGCGAAGAGGCCAATCAGAGGAGCTCGGAACTGGCTGAGCAGCTGAAGCTGAAGGTGAACGAGAACTCGGCCATGCAGCTTAACCTGGAGGACCTGCGCAAGAGACTAGAGATGGCCGACCTCATGATCCAGCAG TTCTCCAGCCAGTCTGGTCCTCCTAGTGCcgaccagcaggtggcgatgCTTCTGGAGGAGAAGCTGCAGATGGAGGCTCATTCAGCACAG CTGCAGGAGTCCATTGCACAACTGCAGAGGGAGAGGGACCAGTATGTCGCACAGATCCAGCAGGAGGCGCTGGTATGGAAGGAGAAGACAGAGCAGCTGCTGTCCCAG GTGACCCTGTTGTCCAAAGAGAGAGATGGTTTTGTGGAGCAGGTCCGGGAGCTGGAGGCCCAGATGACAGAGCTGAAGAACAGTGCAG CGCCGTTGACCCAAGAAGTAGAACCCCAGGCTCCTGCCCAGCCGGTGGGTCTCTCAGAGAGCGAGATAGCCCTCCAGGAGTCCCTGGGCACCATGCAGCAGGAGAAGGAGGCCCTCAGTCTGCAGTATCAAGCCCAG GTCCGAGACAATGAGCAGCTGAGCCGGCTGTGTCAGGAGCAGGAGACCCGGCTGGCCGAGCTGGAGCGCGAGGGGGAGCGGCGGGCCACCGACGCGGAGGACCGGCGCCGCATGCTGGAGGACGTGCAGAGTGACAAGGCCACACTGAGCCGGGCGCTCACCCAGAACCGCGAGCTCAAGGAGCAGCTGGCCGAGCTGCAGAACGGCTTTGTCAAGCTG ACCAATGAGAACATGGAACTGACCAGTGGACTGCAGTCAGAGCAGCATGTGAAGAAGGAACTGGCTCGCAAGATGGGGCAGCTGCAGGAGGACTTGCACCATGTCCGGGAGCAG CTTGAGGCCAAGAGCCAGGAGGCCCAGGCGGCTTTAGAGCAGCGAGACCAGTACCTGGTACACCTGCAGCAGTACACAGCCAGCTACCAGCAACTGGCTGCCGAGCGCGAGGAGGTGAACCGGCACCTCCTGCAGCAGATGCAGCTGATGGACAGGCTGCAGCATGACGAGGTGCAGGGCAAGGTGCAGCTGGAGATCAGCCACAAGCAGCTGGAGCAGGCCCAG GAGAAGCTAAACCAGCTGGTCAAAGACAACGAAGATCTGAAGATGGAGGTTCGGGATCTGCTGAGCAGCACAGCGCTGGCCACAGAGACCCGCGACCAAG GCGATGGGTTGGAAAGCCGGCCATTTAAAGAGAGCTTCCAGACGTCCTCCATCACCATCCCGGATGACTTTGACAGCCAGGAAGAGATGGCGGCCTTCCTGCGCTCAACAGTGTCCCAGCTGGAGGGCGAGCGGGACAAGGCACTCCAGAGGATGGAGGAAGAGCAGCGCCTGCGCCAGGCAGCCATACACCAGGTGGCGGCACTGAGTcaagagcagcagcagcatcagcagcacAGCTCCCATGCAAGCACAG AGGCCAGCACCGATGGCGTGCCGGTGGAGGTGCACGAGGCGCTGCGGGCGGCCATGGAGAAGCTGCAGCTGCGCTTCACGACCCTCATGCAGGAGAAGGTTGACCTGAAGGAgcgggtggaggagctggagcacCGCTGCATCCAGCTGTCTGGGGAGACGGACACCATCG GCGAGTACATCGCCCTCTACCAGAACCAAAGAGCCGTCATGAAGCAGAGGCACATGGAGAAGGACCAGTACATCAACATGCTGGCCAAAGACAAAGAGGAGATGAAG GCCAAGTTGgcggagctgcaggagctggtgCTGCGGCTGGTGGGCGAGCGGAACGAGTGGCACAGCCGCTATGTGGGCATCACGGGCGACCCCGACCTGCTGCCCGACAGCACGACCACGGCCGCCCTCGGCGCCCACAGGCGTATGGAGCTCAACGCCGTGGATGGACCAG AGTCCATGGACTTGAGCTCGGTGGACTTTGCGGCCGGACCCGCACTCATGTCAGAGGTAGATGGTCTCCAGGGGGCGATGGAGAGTTCCGGGGCGCCTACGCTTCGCCCCCGCGAAGACGGCACCGCTCGGCAAATcatgcagctgctgcaggagaTACAGAACCCCCAGGCCCGACCGGTGCCGTTCCTGGGCGAGAACCCCTGCATCCCGTTCTTCTACCGTCCCGATGAGCACGATGAAGTCAAGATCCTGGTGGTCTAA